The Polyangia bacterium region AGAATAGTCTGCGGGCCAGGGGGTGGCGGCCGATTCACCTCATCTGAACGCCAAGGCGTTGGACGGACAAATTCAAGCTGTCGTTCGAACCACCCTATCCACGCCCCGAAAGATCCAGTGATGCCAATCGCTCGAGCCAATGCGCTTTTCGAAAAACTGGACGGTGGACTGACGGGCATCCGTCTCTACGGAATCGCGCCGCCGAAGTTAGCATCGGAACCCGATCAGCTGCGTGAGATCGCAGCTCAGCAGGTAGCCCGGCTTCGTGTCCTCGCGCCTGAAGGCTTGGTCGTCTATGACATCCAGGACGAGCCGGGACGCGGTGGTCAGGCACGCCCTTTCCCGTTCCTACCCACCGTCGACCCTGAGGTTTACGCGTACGACGCGCTTGCCGAACTCGCGATTCCGAAGATCGTGTACCGATGTGTCGGGGCGCACTCGCGCGAAGTGCTCTCGAGCTGGATCGACACGGTGCGGGCAGCGGCCGGCCGGCGCCTCAGCGTCTTTGTCGGCGCACCTCGTGGACGGTCGCACAGCCCGGGTGTGTCGCTGACTGAGGCATATGCGCACGCGCGCGATTGTCCGAACCTGGTCCTCGGTGCAATCGCCATAGCCGAGCGGCACGGCGCGAAAGAAGATGAGCACCAGCGGATGCTCGTCAAGCAGGACCGCGGGTGCCGCTTCTTCATCACGCAATCGGTGTACGACGCCGCCTCAACAAAGTCATTGCTTTCCGATTACGCACTGTCACTGCAGGCGTCCAGCCGCTCGCCCGCTCCTATAGTGCTCACGTTTTCGCCGTGCGGCTCGGTGCGCACGCTCGAGTTCATGAAGTGGCTCGGCATTTCGTTCTCGCGATGGCTAGAGAACGAACTGCGCCATTCTGCCGACACGCTGGAGCGCTCTGTCGACCTGTGCGAAAGCGTATTCACCGACGTGCAGGACTATGCCCGCGAAAAGCACTTGCCAATCGGCATCAACGTCGAGAGCGTCTCCATTCGCAAGTCGGAGATCGACGCTTCAGTGGAACTCTATCGGCGCTTGAGCTCACGTCTCGATGGGTAAGACCAACTGTTCGCTGCCGCCCAACTCATCCTTTACTACGCCCCGCGGGCCCCGATCCTTTACTACGCAGCAACACCGGGCGGAAGGAGCGAATGATGATCGTCAATGGCAGTTGCCTGTGCGGCGGAATCAAATATCAGGTCGACGGCGCAATTGGAGAAGTGGTGAACTGTCACTGTTCCATGTGCCGCAAGGCCACCGGGGCCGCGTTCCGCACCCGGGGCGCCGTCGCTGCGCCGGCCTTTCGCTGGGTGACCGGGGAGGAACTGCTCTCGAAGTACGAGTCCTCGCCGGGACAGACCCGCACGTTCTGTCGAGTCTGCGGCGCCACCCTGGTCACCTTCTTCCGCGACCATCCCGACCAGCTCGGGCTTCCGCTGGGTACGCTCGACGACGATCCCGGCGTCAGACCTTCAGCCCACGTCTTCGTGGCGTCCAACGCACTGTGGTTCGAGATCACCGACGGGCTGCCGCAGTTCCGCCGCGAGAGCGTTGAACGAACGAGAACCGATTTGCCTGGCGCCCACCGCGATCCAGGGCGTTAAGAAGCGTTCGCACGAAACCGAGCGGTTCATCTCATTGCCGTCCGTTGACCTGCAATTTGGCTTGGGCGGCACGCCTGGAAACCTGCTCAATCCTTCGAACGTCGCTGGGCTAGCCATCAATTAGCAGCCGTCGCCCGCCGGTTTATTGACCGTCATTGACCAGACTGACCACCGCAGCCCGATGAATGCTGCGCCGCACGATTGAAGGGCGACCCGGCGGATCGTGAAATTCGGCGCGGGTGTGATTATGGTTAGGGAGGAACGTATATTTGCTGTACCGTTTCCGTATTGCCTCATACCATCGGGGAGCGTTTCTTGAATAAATTAAGCGCGTGTCGGTTGTCGGTTGGGATCTGGGTGGCGACGCTGGTGCTGGCTGCTGCGACGGTCAGCTGCACCAATAGCACGCCCCCCAACCAGAACGGCCGTGGGCCGACCGACGGTTCGGCCGACGGAAGCAAAAAAGACGGCGGCGCCGACGTGGCCTGCCTGACGGCGGCCGCCCCGCGCAAGACCCTGGGGACGGTCTGCGCCTGCGACGGTGATTGCGACAGCGGATTTTGCGTCGACGGGGTCTGTTGCGCATCGGCCTGCCAGGACAACTGCAAGGCCTGCAATGTCCCCGGCATGATGGGCACCTGCGCCTTCGTCCCCACTGGTATCAAACCGCGCAGCGCCGCCACCTGCGCGGCGTCGCCGATGGCCAGCTGTGGACAGGACGGCACCTGCGACGGCAGCGGCGCCTGTCGGCAGTACCAGGCAGGCACGGTCTGCCTGGCCGGCACCTGCGATGGGGCGGCCGTCAGCGGCATCAACGTCTGTAATGGCTCCGGTCGCTGCGTGCCCGGCAGCTTGAAGATTTGCGTGCCGTACACCTGCAACCAGGCGCAGAAGGATTGCGCGTCGGCCTGCACGACCAGCGCCGACTGCTCGACGGGCCACACCTGCGTGAATGGAAGCTGTGGACCCAAGCCAAAAGGCGCGGTCTGCACCAAAGATGACGACTGCGAGCTCGGCAATTGCTATGACGGCGTCTGCTGCGAATCCACCTGCAAAGGCGCCTGCGTGTCCTGTAATCTGGTTGGCCACGAAGGCAGCTGCTGGCCGATCGCCGTCGGCCTGGCCGATCCGCGCGGCGTCTGCAAGGACGGCGGCCCCGCCAGCTGCGGGCAGACCGGCTCGTGCGATGGCGAAGGCAACTGCGACAAGTACTCGCGCGGGACCGTCTGCTCGCCGCCGATCTGTTCGGGTGACCGACTGCTGACGGCGGCCACCTGCGACGGGCAAGGCGCCTGCAGCCCGCCCGACGTGAACGACTGCCCGCCCTACCGCTGCATCAACGGCAGCTGCAAAGTCCCCTGCACCGCCGACACCGACTGCCAGCCCGGCCACGCCTGCGTGAACGGAAGCTGCGGACCCAAACAGCCGGGCCAGGTTTGCGCCGCCAACACTGAATGCGCGTCCAACTTCTGCGTCGACGGCGTCTGCTGCGACCAGGCCTGCACCGGCGCCTGCCGCAGCTGCTCGCTGCCGTCGTCGAAGGGCCGCTGCACCAACCTGCCGGACGGCGCCGCCGATTCGCGCAACATGTGCAAGGACATGGGCGCGCCGAGCTGCAAGACCGACGGCCGCTGCGACGGCGGCGGCGCCTGCCGCCGGTACAAGACCGGCACGCCTTGCGCCAACGAATCCTGCAGCGGCAACGTCTACACGCCGGGTTCGACCTGCGACAACAACGGCAACTGCGCGGCGCCCATGTCGCGTTCGTGCGCGCCCTTCGCCTGCAACGGCAACAAGTGCTTTGACGCCTGCACGCAGGACGGAAACTGCGTGCCGCCCAACGTCTGCAACGGCAACTCGTGCGGCAAGAAGATGCCGGGCGCCTCGTGCAACAACAACACGGAGTGCCTGTCTAACTTCTGCGCGCAGGGCGTCTGCTGCGGCACCGCCTGCGCCGGACCGTGCAAGTCGTGCGCGCTCACCAACTCGCAGGGCACCTGCACCAACGTCCCGACTGGTCAGCCCGACACCACCAAGACCTGCGTCGACCAGGGCGGCGCCACCTGCGGCACCAACGGCAAGTGCCAAGGCGGCGGCTGCCAGAAGTACGCTGCCGGAACGTCGTGCAAGGATCCCACCTGTCCGGCCAACACCACCAACTTCACCCCGCGCGCGACCTGCGACGGCGGCGGCAACTGCGTGACGCCCGCGGCGTCGTCGTGTGTGCCGTTCAAGTGCGGCACCGCCGCCTGCAAGGCGACCTGTGCCGCCGACGCCGACTGCTCAGCCGGCAACGTCTGCACCAACGGGTCGTGCGGCCTGAAGCCGGCAGGCGCCACCTGTTCCATCAACGGCGAGTGCTCGGCCGGTCAGTGCGCGCAAGGCGTCTGCTGCAACAGCGCCTGCAACACCGCTTGCGTATCGTGCAACCAAGCCGGCAACGTCGGCACGTGCAAGCCGCTGGCGGCGAACACCTCCGACAGCCGCTGCGTCGACACCGGCGCCCCCAGCTGCGGCACCAACGGCAAGTGCGACGGCAACGGCGCCTGCCAGAAGTACGCGGCCGGCACCCAGTGCGTGCCGCCGTCGTGCCCGGCCGGCACGTCGACGAAGACCCTGGCCAAGACCTGCAACGGCACGGGCGCCTGCGCGAACGGCGGTACCACCACCAGCTGCGGCACCTTCCTGTGCAACGGCACCAACGATTGCATCAACAACTGCCGCACCACCGCCGACTGCGTAGTGCCGAACCTGTGCGATCCGAAGAACAACCTGTGCGGCAGCCGCCAGCCCGCCGGTGGGAACTGCACCACCGGTAACGACTGCCAGACCGGTCTGTTCTGCACCGACGGCGTCTGCTGCAACTCGAATTCGTGCGGCACCTGCGCGGCGTGCAACGTGGCCGGCAGCCGGGGCAACTGCACCAACCTGCCCGCCGGCACCGACGAGCCGCACGGCGCGTGCCCGGCGCAAAGTCCGCTGGTCTGCGGCCAGACCGGCGCGTGCAACGGCATGGGCGCCTGCAGCAGCGTCGCCGGCGGCACCGCCTGCGGAACCGCCGGCTGCGCCAACGGCTCGTTCACCCCGCGCGGCATGTGTACCGGCGGCGGTGCCTGCACGCAGAACGCGGTCGACTGCCACGGGCTGGTCTGCGATCCCACCACTGGATGCAAGGCCAGCTGCACCACGAACGCCGACTGCACCGGCGGTCTCATCTGCAATCTCGACGGCACCTGCGGCGCCAAGAAAGCGAACGGCGTATCGTGCAACGCCGCTGGCAACGGCAGCGACTGCCAGAGCGGCCACTGCGTTGGTGGCGTCTGCTGCGGCAGCGCCTCCTGCCCCACCTGCCAGAGCTGCAGCACCGGTACCTGCGCGGCGGTCGCCACCGATCCGGCCTGCACCGATCAGGGCGCCGCCAGTTGCGGCACCAGCGGCTGCAACAACGGCGTGTGCGGCACCTACCCGAACGGCACCATGTGCGGCGGCACCGGCGCCAGCTGCAACAACAACGTCCTCACCAAGGCCGCCACCTGCATGAACATGTCGTGCATGGCGCAGACCCAGGACTGCATGGCCAAGATCTGCGACGCCGGCATGGCGGCTTGCCGCAACTGCGCCCCCGGCACCGACTGCGGTTTGCGGATCTGCGATCCGAATGGCATGTGCCGTGACTGCAACAACAACACCGATTGCGGCGGCAAGATCTGCAGCGGCGGTTCGTGCCAGAAGTGCACCAGCGACGGCGCTTGCGGCGGCAAGATTTGCGGCACCGACGGCACGTGCCACAACTGCATGCAGATGGAGTGCGGCGCCAAGGTTTGTAAGAACGACGGCACCTGCCAAGACTGCGCGAACACCGCTCAATGCGGCGGCCAGATCTGCGACACAGGTTCGTGCCGCGCTTGCAACCCCCAGACCGCCGATTGCGGCAACCAGATTTGTGACACCGGTTCGGGCATGTGCCGCAAGTGCACGCAGGCCGATTGCGACCCCCAGATCTGCGACAGCGGAACCGGCGCCTGCCGCGCCTGCACCCAGGCCGACTGCGACGCCTCGGGGATGATCTGCACGGGCGGGCAGTGCATGCCGCCCCCGCCGCCGCCAGTGGATTGATCGACGCGCCCGCCGGCGCTAGCCTCTGGGGGCAAGGCGCGCTCTTCGTCGTGGATGAACCGAACGCTTCCGATCCGCCATCCGTCACGGCGGCGCAGTACCTGGACCATGTCCTTGGCTGGTTCCTGCAGCAGGATCGCGCCATCCTGGGACCGCTCCTGGGCCAGGGCACGTATCTGTCGCCCGACGATCTCGCCGGCGTGCGCGCGGCGCTGGCGCGCGAGGCGCCGCTGACCGCGGACCAGTTCGACGCCCTGGTTCGCTTCGCCAACATCATGCCGGGGATCGCCAGCGCCCACCCCGGCGCGCCCGCCTGCAACCTGGGCGATGTGCTGACCGCCGTCCGCACCACGCCCTCCGTCGACGAGCGCTGGACCTGGACGTTCCAACCCAAGCCAGACGCTGACGTGCTGGCCAAGCTGGAGGTGCGCGAAACCTCTCTTGGCCTGGCGAAGAATCAGCGCGCCAACCGCGAATCCTGGTGGGCGCACGGCGAACGCAACCGCACCTTCGTTGAGGACGCCATCGAACAGATGGAAAACCGCGAGGTCGTCGTCCTGCTTGGTGTCGGTCCCGGCACCGACCTTCCCCTGGCCACGCTGGCGCGCAAGTTCGATCGCCTGCTGCTCATCGACATCGACGGCGCCCAGTTGGAAGAGACCGCCGCCCGAGTCTTCCCCGCGCCGGACACCCGCGACCGGGTGGCGCTGCTGCCGATGGATCTCACCGGTGTCAACCAATCGCTGGTCA contains the following coding sequences:
- a CDS encoding GFA family protein; amino-acid sequence: MVNGSCLCGGIKYQVDGAIGEVVNCHCSMCRKATGAAFRTRGAVAAPAFRWVTGEELLSKYESSPGQTRTFCRVCGATLVTFFRDHPDQLGLPLGTLDDDPGVRPSAHVFVASNALWFEITDGLPQFRRESVERTRTDLPGAHRDPGR
- a CDS encoding 5,10-methylenetetrahydrofolate reductase, producing the protein MPIARANALFEKLDGGLTGIRLYGIAPPKLASEPDQLREIAAQQVARLRVLAPEGLVVYDIQDEPGRGGQARPFPFLPTVDPEVYAYDALAELAIPKIVYRCVGAHSREVLSSWIDTVRAAAGRRLSVFVGAPRGRSHSPGVSLTEAYAHARDCPNLVLGAIAIAERHGAKEDEHQRMLVKQDRGCRFFITQSVYDAASTKSLLSDYALSLQASSRSPAPIVLTFSPCGSVRTLEFMKWLGISFSRWLENELRHSADTLERSVDLCESVFTDVQDYAREKHLPIGINVESVSIRKSEIDASVELYRRLSSRLDG